A region of the Desulfobacter postgatei 2ac9 genome:
AAGGTCTTTTCCGCTCGGCGATGCAATGTTCCGGGGTAAGCGGTTAGCAAACCCCATCTACAAATCGTTAGCGTGCCATGAGAAGATGAGCCATCTTTTAATTAGCGGAGGTTCATCATATGTCAAAAGCAAACAAGAAAAATCAAAAGCGCACCCAATTCTGGAAGCACCATATTAAACAATGGTCTGAATCCGGCATGTCACAGAATGCATACTGTAGGCAACATGACTTAAGGCCCAACCAGTTTACATACTGGAAAAGCAAATTCAAAAACCAGACCCTTTTTCCAGAATTCGTTCAGCTCCCTTCAACACAAAGCACCCAGGTTCTAAACCTTTCTGAGCAAAAAGGATTAAGGCTGAATATAGATAACCGATTTCAGATCGAAATACCGGATGGATTTTCCCAGACAACCCTGGCCCAGGTACTCCAAGTATTGGGGAGGTGCTGATGTTTTCTCCCACCCAGAATTTAAAAATTCATATTGCACTTGGGAGCACTGATATGCGTAAATCCATTGATGGGTTATCCATACTTGTGAGTGAAACATTGAATTTAGATCCATTCTCAGGACACATGTTTGTATTCTGTAATCGGAAACAGAATATATTGAAAATCCTGTATTGGGATCGTAATGGATTCTGTCTCTGGCACAAGAGGCTGGAAAAGGATTGTTTTCAATGGCCCAAGTCAAAAAATGAGATTTTAACCATTGGCGCAAAAGAACTTTCCTGGCTAATGGACGGGCTCTCAATTCATCAGGAAAAAGCACATAAGCCATTAAAATATTCGGCTGTTTTTTGAAGAAAAAACTGTCAAAAACCGGGTGGTTATGGTATATACAACGCATGAATCAAGAGGCTTTTGCGAACATAAATGACGTTGAGAAATTAAAAGAAATAATGGCTTCTTTTGTCAGTGATTTTTCAGACAGAGAACACAATTATAAAGCCGAAATAAAAATTCTCAACGAGCAGATTAAAAGCCTTCTGGACCGACTTTTTGGCAAAAAGACAGAAAAAATTAATAAGGATGACGGTCAACGCTCCCTTTTCGATACTTTTGAACCGGATACTCCCATATTAGACGACGAGCCCGAAGAAATCAGTGTGCCTGCCCATAAGGGGAAAAAAACAGGGCGCAAGCCTTTGCCTGCAAACCTTCCACGGGTTGAAGTGATCCACGATCTGAGCGAGGAAGAAAAAACATGTGGCTGTGGTTGCATGAAATCGCGTTGTGGCCAGGAAGAATCTGAACAGCTTGAGATTATTCCGGCACAGATGAGAGTGATCAAGAATATCCGTTATAAATACGCATGTAAAAACTGTGAAGGTGTTGAAGATGACGGCCCGACAGTGTCCATTGCCAGAATGCCGGAACAAATGATCCCCAAAAGCATTGCAACCCCAGGACTTCTGGCTCATATCCTGACCGCCAAATTTGCAGATGCCTTGCCTTTCTACCGGCAGGAAAAACAGTTTCACCGAATTGGAGTAGACATTCACAGATCAAATATGTGCAATTGGGCAATAAAAGTGGCCCAGGGCTGTGAGATCCTGCTGGAATTCATGAAGGGTGAAATCCTTAACGGTCCAGTGATCAATATTGATGAAACAACTGTCCAAGTTCTGAAAGAACCGAAACGGTCAAAATGCTATATGTGGGTGTTCAAAGGAGGAACACCGGACAATCCCATTATTCTGTTCCAGTATCACCCAACTCGATCCGGGGATGTTGCCCGTAATTTTTTGAACGGCTATCAGGGTATTGTCCAAACGGATGGTTATGGCGCATATGACTTTCTTGATCATATTGAGGGAATCAT
Encoded here:
- the tnpA gene encoding IS66 family insertion sequence element accessory protein TnpA, yielding MSKANKKNQKRTQFWKHHIKQWSESGMSQNAYCRQHDLRPNQFTYWKSKFKNQTLFPEFVQLPSTQSTQVLNLSEQKGLRLNIDNRFQIEIPDGFSQTTLAQVLQVLGRC
- the tnpB gene encoding IS66 family insertion sequence element accessory protein TnpB (TnpB, as the term is used for proteins encoded by IS66 family insertion elements, is considered an accessory protein, since TnpC, encoded by a neighboring gene, is a DDE family transposase.), producing MFSPTQNLKIHIALGSTDMRKSIDGLSILVSETLNLDPFSGHMFVFCNRKQNILKILYWDRNGFCLWHKRLEKDCFQWPKSKNEILTIGAKELSWLMDGLSIHQEKAHKPLKYSAVF
- the tnpC gene encoding IS66 family transposase, which produces MNQEAFANINDVEKLKEIMASFVSDFSDREHNYKAEIKILNEQIKSLLDRLFGKKTEKINKDDGQRSLFDTFEPDTPILDDEPEEISVPAHKGKKTGRKPLPANLPRVEVIHDLSEEEKTCGCGCMKSRCGQEESEQLEIIPAQMRVIKNIRYKYACKNCEGVEDDGPTVSIARMPEQMIPKSIATPGLLAHILTAKFADALPFYRQEKQFHRIGVDIHRSNMCNWAIKVAQGCEILLEFMKGEILNGPVINIDETTVQVLKEPKRSKCYMWVFKGGTPDNPIILFQYHPTRSGDVARNFLNGYQGIVQTDGYGAYDFLDHIEGIIHVACWIHARRKFMEVVKAAGNKDGKPTGISGKALKYISKLYKIEREAKELGLSADGLYRKRQEQALPILDEFKKWLDAQVEKVPPKSLLGKAINYTLNQWHRLVLYTESGLVMPDNNVVENAIRPFVVGRKNWLFSCTSEGARASACIYSLIETAKANGLEPYWYLKFLFENLPEAMTEDEFKALMPQNVDKNLLENYTTPR